A window of Candidatus Omnitrophota bacterium contains these coding sequences:
- the waaF gene encoding lipopolysaccharide heptosyltransferase II: MKQLATFWQMASLHLPPSTFHPRRILVIRLDRIGDVVLSTPVLQALRHQYPHAFIAMMVRPACNDVVQGNPYLNDVMLYEKEGRHRGAWATIRFALRLRQAQFDTAIVLHPTNRSHWIAWLAGIPVRIGYRRKCGWLLTRRMPHRKHEGERHEAVYTLELLRLLGITPPEPHPVVPIHAASASRVEALLRSAGIAETDALIAVHPSASCPSKRWMPQRFAEVADRLAADHGVRICLIAGSEDAAQAALVEQVLQSPALNFAGQLSLAELAVLLRRCRLLISNDSGPVHVAAAVGTPVVDIFGRNQRGLSPRRWGPLGEGHVILHKEVGCVTCLAHNCDIEFLCLTSLTVDEVYQAAVSILSREAPKKVH, from the coding sequence ATGAAGCAGCTCGCGACCTTCTGGCAAATGGCTAGCCTCCACCTTCCACCTTCCACCTTCCACCCGCGCCGGATTTTAGTGATCAGGCTCGATCGGATCGGCGACGTCGTGCTCTCCACGCCCGTGCTGCAAGCCCTCCGCCACCAGTATCCTCATGCCTTCATCGCCATGATGGTGCGCCCGGCGTGCAACGATGTGGTGCAGGGCAACCCCTATCTCAACGACGTGATGCTCTATGAGAAGGAGGGGCGGCATCGCGGCGCGTGGGCGACGATTCGGTTTGCCCTCAGGCTGCGCCAGGCGCAGTTTGATACGGCGATCGTGCTCCATCCGACCAACCGGTCTCATTGGATCGCGTGGCTGGCCGGGATTCCCGTGCGGATCGGCTACCGCCGAAAATGCGGCTGGTTGTTGACGCGCCGCATGCCGCATCGCAAGCACGAAGGGGAGCGGCACGAAGCCGTCTATACCTTAGAGCTGTTGCGTCTCTTAGGTATCACACCTCCCGAGCCGCACCCCGTCGTGCCGATTCACGCCGCATCGGCCTCGCGCGTCGAAGCCTTGCTTCGCAGCGCCGGCATCGCGGAGACCGATGCGCTCATCGCGGTGCATCCCTCAGCCAGTTGCCCCTCGAAGCGCTGGATGCCGCAGCGCTTCGCCGAGGTCGCGGATCGCCTCGCGGCAGACCACGGCGTGCGCATCTGCCTCATCGCGGGCTCCGAAGATGCGGCTCAGGCGGCGCTGGTAGAGCAGGTCCTGCAGTCGCCAGCCCTCAATTTCGCGGGACAGCTTTCGCTTGCCGAGCTGGCAGTACTCTTGCGGCGCTGCCGCTTGCTCATTTCCAATGATTCCGGGCCGGTGCATGTCGCCGCCGCGGTCGGCACGCCGGTGGTCGATATTTTCGGCCGCAACCAGCGCGGCCTCTCGCCCCGGCGCTGGGGCCCCCTCGGCGAGGGGCATGTCATCCTCCATAAAGAGGTCGGCTGCGTCACCTGCCTGGCCCACAATTGCGACATCGAGTTTCTGTGCTTGACCTCATTGACCGTGGATGAGGTGTACCAGGCCGCCGTCTCAATTCTTTCGCGGGAAGCCCCAAAGAAGGTTCATTGA
- a CDS encoding thioredoxin domain-containing protein, which produces MRSQVAARLILILSLIGLGLAGYLYYIHLGLLRGELLGGAVCSGAGQFNCHAVTAGPWGSFLGIPLALWGALAYVAFAGLALLAHQSEEWAGHALAAIALLALLAVAVDVALFGLMAFVIRFYCLFCLLTYAVNLLILIASAQALGRPWLRVFASAGQAIGALMPARARPQAALFWGLMAVAALGLAGIHASNEFITRGPAGAMRKQLQDYIARQPARGIVALDHDPMQGPANAPIQMVEFSDFMCPACQRASKLNPVLLAGHHRDIAFVFKNYPLDTACNSHVQSSPHPGACQLAAAGECAHAQGKFWPLHDVIFEKGHDYKATALDDDARRVGLDVERFRACMASGEGLEAVKRDIEEGAARQVMSTPTYIVNGVPVTGGFNPVMFEEFLSVLRER; this is translated from the coding sequence ATGCGTTCCCAAGTCGCCGCTCGCCTCATCCTCATCCTGAGTCTCATCGGCCTGGGCCTCGCCGGCTACCTCTACTACATCCATCTGGGTTTGCTCCGCGGCGAGCTGCTGGGGGGCGCGGTCTGCAGCGGCGCGGGGCAGTTCAATTGTCATGCCGTCACCGCCGGCCCGTGGGGATCGTTCCTCGGCATCCCCTTGGCCCTCTGGGGCGCGCTCGCCTACGTGGCGTTCGCCGGCCTGGCCCTCCTCGCCCATCAATCCGAGGAGTGGGCAGGGCACGCCCTGGCCGCCATCGCGCTGCTGGCACTGTTGGCGGTGGCGGTGGATGTGGCACTCTTCGGCCTCATGGCGTTCGTCATTCGTTTCTATTGCCTCTTTTGTCTCTTGACGTATGCCGTGAATCTGTTGATCCTCATCGCGTCGGCCCAGGCGCTTGGACGGCCATGGCTTCGCGTCTTCGCCTCGGCCGGTCAGGCGATCGGAGCGCTCATGCCCGCCCGCGCGCGCCCTCAGGCCGCGCTGTTTTGGGGCCTCATGGCGGTGGCCGCGCTGGGGCTGGCGGGCATCCATGCGTCCAACGAATTCATCACGCGCGGTCCCGCCGGCGCGATGCGCAAACAGCTGCAGGACTATATCGCTCGGCAGCCGGCCCGCGGGATCGTCGCGCTCGATCATGATCCGATGCAAGGCCCGGCGAATGCCCCCATCCAAATGGTCGAGTTCAGCGATTTCATGTGCCCGGCCTGCCAGCGGGCCTCGAAGCTGAATCCCGTCTTGTTAGCCGGCCACCATCGGGACATTGCGTTCGTGTTCAAGAATTATCCGCTGGACACGGCCTGCAACAGCCATGTGCAAAGCAGCCCGCATCCAGGCGCGTGCCAGCTGGCGGCGGCCGGCGAATGCGCCCACGCGCAGGGTAAGTTTTGGCCGCTGCATGACGTGATCTTCGAGAAGGGCCACGACTACAAGGCCACGGCGCTCGATGACGACGCGCGCCGCGTCGGGCTGGATGTCGAGCGTTTTCGCGCGTGCATGGCCTCAGGCGAGGGGCTGGAGGCCGTCAAGCGCGACATCGAGGAAGGCGCTGCGAGGCAGGTGATGAGCACGCCGACGTATATCGTCAATGGCGTTCCCGTCACCGGAGGATTCAATCCGGTGATGTTTGAGGAATTTCTCTCGGTGCTGCGCGAGCGATGA